The window TACTTTGGAACTCTGGCACCCTGTTTGGGCCTGTGGCCGATTTCAGGATTTCCATAACCGTGATCATCTCGGTGGGGTCGTACCCGGATTCAATCATAAAAAGGACACCCAGTTCATCACTTTCTAGCTCGTCGCCCCTTCCATTTTTCAGTAAGGTGTTCTGCCCAATCCCAGCGACCAGGTTCCCCATGTCTCCTCCAACGGAGGCTCCTGTGGCCAAGGTCTGCCAAAAACTGCTCTCAGCGATACGTTCCGCGGAATGCCTTCCCAGTACATGGCCTATCTCATGCCCCAAAACGCCAGCTAGTTGTGGTTCGTTCAGTTGGGAAAAAAGGGCGTAAGTGATAAAAATCTGTCCGCCCGGAAGTGCGAATGCATTGATGGTGCTGTCATCGGCCAAAAGATGGAATTCGTACTGGTAGGGAGTCTCACGGGCCACACTGTTGTTTACCAGTTTGTTGCCAACGGCGTCCACCAATGCCTGTAGCTGTTCATCGGGGTAGAGCCCTCCGTGCTGTTGTGCCATTTGGGGTGCACTTTGTAGCCCTATGGCAATCTCTTGCTCGGCCGTCATGTCAATGTTCTGCGTTCTACCGGTATAGGGGTTTTCCTCTTGGTTGCTGCAGCGGCGAATAAAGGCAAAGGCTACGATGGCCAAGCCGATAAGGATGCGTATCCTCCAACTTCCTCTTCTCATGGTGTAGTGTTCTAGCTAACGGAAGATACAAAAAAACGGTTATAGCAATACGGGGTTGATGTCCAAAATATTGTCCTGTATGTAGGTGCGTACAAACCTATTGGTAAAGTGTTCGATACCGAAGAAATCCTCTTTTTGGAGCAATTTCAGAATGTTCAACTTTCGGTATTCGGTGAGCATGGGAATGGAAAGAGGCGCATAGCTATAATGCCATGGCTCATATTTGAAGCCCCTTCGTCTAGGATTGTTGGTGTATACCAGATAGAACCCATATTTGGTCGAATTTTCATCCAACCAGTGTTTTAAGCCTTCAAAAGGACCGCCTGCCTCAAACTTATCGGCCTCAAGTACATCTCCGGATACTTCAGGGAAGCCATCAATAATGTCGATATCCGTACCCCAATGATGCCTGCTCGTACCTGGAATAGTGGAGTACTCTATAATTTTGTCGATGGCATCCAAGGGTGTCATGCCATCTTCCTCGGTAAAGGCCAGATATTTCCGTTCCCAAATGGTCCGCTGCCGGAAGAAATCGCGGTAACTGGATACCATTTTGATGTCAAATCCGTCCGAATAGGCAGCTTTTTTCATTTCCAAGAAGGACTCATAAGCCTCTTTTCTAAGGTTGATGCCCTCACCAAACAACTCGATTTTGGCTTTCCCCATTAATTCTTCTGTGGAATAAATTGGGTCGAAAATCGTGGGAAACAGGGGAGGGAGGGCACAGGCCAATCCCGAAGCCGAGGTGGTTTTGATAAAGTTTCTTCTTTTCATGAAAACGAATTTTGCACCAAGTTAAGAAGTATTTTTAATTCGTCTTTTGAAATATTTAGGACCTGTTCAAACTATCGGGCGATGTAAATATAACCGTTTACCTTACTGCCCGTATCTTTTAGGGTAAGGATGTAAAAATATACGCCACTGGGCAGTCCCTTATTCCGCTTAAAAACGGAGTTAACGTTCGAGATTCCATCAAATTCGTTGCGATAGTTGATTTTTGAGTAGACGAGTATCCCGTTTCTATTGTAAATATTTAGAATGTTATTAGGGCTGTTTTCCGCATCAATAGGTCTAAAAGAATCGTTGGCGCCATCACCATTGGGTGTTAGTAAGTAGTTCTTGGATGCTAATGAAAGTGTTTCCAGGGCGTTCTCCATACCGGCCAAAGTGACCACGGCATATTGATTGGGAACAAATAGATCCGAAGTGATACTGCCGGATTCCAAATTACCCGTCACCGCGGTGTTCCCAAGATCTTCCCATTGTTGCGTACTTTTATTCCACCCAACAATCCGAAGTTTTTGGGCATTATCGGAAAGCAGGCTTAGAAAACTGTCAGGGAACCACTTGATGGTGACTGTGGATGGGTACTCGCTTTCTACGGCCCAAAATTCAACATTGCTGATTTCGAGTTCTTCATTTTCTTTGCTGTTGGTGTTGAATTGTGCATTAACGGATAAGGGATTGTTTGGGTCTTCGTGGAAGTAGGCGGATTTTGCCATAGCATTGGTTTGTGAAGACGCCAAGGTCAAACTCCTTAATCGAGTTCCATCACCTATGGGAAAGGTAAATAGCTCTTTATTGGTTATGCTGGCATACCCATTTATGTGGGAAGTGTTTGCTGCGCCAATGTAGAATGCATCGTCCACAAAACCAATGGCAATGTTTGAGCTGTTTTTTGCGGTAATCAAGTCCCCTATCACAAAGTTGATATTGTTTCTCACCTGTAGTCCATTGGATAGCAATAATCCATTTTCAGCAAAGATTTCAAAATCAAAAAACGCAACAGGCTCCGTGCCCGAAACTTCCAGCTCTTGGTTACCATAAAAACCCACTAACCCCAGGTTTTGGTCAAATGGTCCATTGTTGATGAGGTTTGTATGAAAACCGACCATACCATTTTCATGAACACGAAGGTTCCCAAAATTTTGAAGCGCATCCTGTGCCAGGCCTTTTTGAAATATCAGAAGCAAAAAAAGCATCACCCAGTTGTGGAGGGAGTAAGATTTGGTATGAACGATTATCGCCCTCATAAATCCAAAAGCGTAAACATAAATTCAGAATCAAATCTTCCTGTATCCGTTCCTCCGTTGTCGTTATCCCCTATGATTACTTCAAAGCTTGAAACCGATTGATTGAGATAGGCAATGCTGGGGTCATCGTTTCCTGCGCCTTCGCGACTGGGTTGTGCAATTTGTATGATGTAGTTGGC is drawn from Flagellimonas sp. MMG031 and contains these coding sequences:
- a CDS encoding M15 family metallopeptidase, coding for MKRRNFIKTTSASGLACALPPLFPTIFDPIYSTEELMGKAKIELFGEGINLRKEAYESFLEMKKAAYSDGFDIKMVSSYRDFFRQRTIWERKYLAFTEEDGMTPLDAIDKIIEYSTIPGTSRHHWGTDIDIIDGFPEVSGDVLEADKFEAGGPFEGLKHWLDENSTKYGFYLVYTNNPRRRGFKYEPWHYSYAPLSIPMLTEYRKLNILKLLQKEDFFGIEHFTNRFVRTYIQDNILDINPVLL
- a CDS encoding gliding motility-associated C-terminal domain-containing protein — encoded protein: MLFLLLIFQKGLAQDALQNFGNLRVHENGMVGFHTNLINNGPFDQNLGLVGFYGNQELEVSGTEPVAFFDFEIFAENGLLLSNGLQVRNNINFVIGDLITAKNSSNIAIGFVDDAFYIGAANTSHINGYASITNKELFTFPIGDGTRLRSLTLASSQTNAMAKSAYFHEDPNNPLSVNAQFNTNSKENEELEISNVEFWAVESEYPSTVTIKWFPDSFLSLLSDNAQKLRIVGWNKSTQQWEDLGNTAVTGNLESGSITSDLFVPNQYAVVTLAGMENALETLSLASKNYLLTPNGDGANDSFRPIDAENSPNNILNIYNRNGILVYSKINYRNEFDGISNVNSVFKRNKGLPSGVYFYILTLKDTGSKVNGYIYIAR
- a CDS encoding M48 family metalloprotease — its product is MRRGSWRIRILIGLAIVAFAFIRRCSNQEENPYTGRTQNIDMTAEQEIAIGLQSAPQMAQQHGGLYPDEQLQALVDAVGNKLVNNSVARETPYQYEFHLLADDSTINAFALPGGQIFITYALFSQLNEPQLAGVLGHEIGHVLGRHSAERIAESSFWQTLATGASVGGDMGNLVAGIGQNTLLKNGRGDELESDELGVLFMIESGYDPTEMITVMEILKSATGPNRVPEFQSTHPDPENRIEKIKEAIEKYSGR